From Gracilinanus agilis isolate LMUSP501 unplaced genomic scaffold, AgileGrace unplaced_scaffold61153, whole genome shotgun sequence:
ggaagatcaaatgacataatgttCAAAGCATTCTGCAAACTCACaagcaaatacaaataaatggTGCCTATTATTACTGAGAGTTCAAAATCCCGCAACACCAGGATCTTAAGACTGAGCTCAGGATTGTTTGAGTCCTAAATCCTGTGTCTGAGATGCCAACAGTCAAGATCAGGAACGCTCCAGGTTCTGCTTGACCAAGATCCTCAAAGTCTGGGGCTCTGTCAGACTCTCAGATGTCTAATTCAGGGTGTTAGGAGTTCAAGGCTCTGTGAATCTCCAAGATCTCCAGAGCCTCAAATTCTATGAGCATAAGATTATGAAAGCCACACATTTTAGGTTTCTAAGAATCCAGGAGTTCAAGATTCAAGACTGCCCGGGTACTACATGCCCAGAACTCAGAATCCCAGATTACATGAGTTCAAAATCCAATCTGAGCTGGAGATTCTAAGAGTTGAAGTTTCTAGAAGTTcaagatttagggttttttttttttatagtctaCACTTTCCAAGCCCAAGATTCCGAGGGTTCCAGATTCAAAGTTGCTCTAGGACTCCAAGGTTCTAAGGGTCTGTGAGTAATAAGATGCCAAGggggcaggcagctgggtggctcagtggattgaaagccaggtctactacagatgggaggtgctaggttcaaatgtagcctcagacacttcctggctgggtgaccctggacaagtcacctaccCTCCATGGCTAACTTGGAACCAAAGCAAACAGTGATTCTAGGAGGGAAGAGGCAGGATCATCTTGAGGGAGCCCTGAAGGCAGATGGGTGAGGAGGGCTGGAGAAAGGAACTGTGAAGAGGAGCCCAATGGTGTTGGTGGATGAGGGGTGTGTGGGGAAGCGGGCCCGGTCCGGATAAGTGTAGACAGAGCCCTCCTGggggccccacccccaccccccggaAGCCTCACCCAGACGGCCTCCTTGACGAGGCGGGCCAGCCGGCCCTGGGCTCCACACACATGGTCAGGAGCGTGGCGGGCCCCAGCGCGGGCAGCTGCGCCCTGGTGCCTGCCGCCCGCATGAACTCGCCCAGCAGCGCCTCCTCCTCGTTGGGCCGAAAGCGCAGCACGGGCTCCCTGCCATCCAGGTACCAGGGCCTCGCCTTGCTCCTGCAGCCCCCGCCCGCACAGGCGGCAGCAGAAGGCCCACCCGGGACCCGGGGGACGTGGGGGGCGTCCAGGGGCCGGTCAGGGAGCCAGGGGAAGGAAGTGTTCGCCCAGGCCCAGCAAGTCGCCGGGTCTCAAGCTCAGCTTCCCGCAGCAGCTGCCCCCCATAGTGGGTGACCGCGGCGCCCAGGGCATGATGTCAGGTGCGTTCAGCAAGGTGTCCACGTGGGGGGCGTGCCCTCCGCGAGCCCCAGAGCCACCCCCTCCCTGTCCGAACACGTGCTGCTCGCGAGTCATCACGTACACCACGAACTCCTGGCGGTGAGAGGGGAGCAGCCGGTTAGAGGGGGACACTCTTCCTTCTGTCCCTTCCCCGTTCTCCCTCTAAATGGACTCTGCCATCTCCCCCGGCTCTACTCTGACTTGGCCTCCTCCCAGCCCCGCCCCTTTCCACAAACAGCCTTTAGGCTTTCTGGGAATTGTAGTCCCGCCGTCCAGGATGCCTCTCCTGTGCTTCAGGGTAACCCTTTTGCTTGGGGTGGTAGGAGCGAGTCCTGGGCCCGATGCTGCTCGCTATCGGCTTTTCGGGAGCGGCCAAGATGGGCTCCCCAGGCCTGCAGGGATGGACACCGAGAAAGATGCTGACCGGGCCAGAGATGGAGACCGAAAGGAATGGAGGGGGTGAGGGGCGAGACAGAAAAGGGACCGAGAGTCTGAGGAGGGACAGAGtacagggaagagaaggagagctGACAGACAAGAGAAAgacgagagagacagagacagagacagagactgagagggaACGGAGCTAAGAGCCAGTGAGTTACAGGTGCGGAGGGCCACCGAAACCCACAAGGGGAGACTAGACGATTATAGAGACACCAGGACAGAGATTGGGCGGGGGGAGGGGTAGAGGCAGTACAAAGACTCATAAGACCGCGTACGGAGAGcggaaagaaaggagagacagaggcagcCTCGGGGTAAAGAGACTGGGGTCTCGGacggggaggggtgggggtgacACGCACAAAGCCTCGGAAACCCACAGCCACAAGAGAAGGAGCAGAGACCCACGGCGTGGGGAAGCAGCCCGGCCCTGCCCTCACCATCCTCCTGGGCAGCAGCCGGGCCCTCCTCCTCCAGCCTGCGAGCCTCCTCCCGGCCACGCAGTTCGAAGCGCCGGCCCCAACCCGGCCGAGGACGCCACAGCTCTTGCACCAGTAGGGGGCGCTCAGAATCGCCCAGCACGCGCACATGCTCTGCCCTCCACTCCCCCGCTCCTCCAGAGGCCGCGGGTGGCCTGCCTAGCGAATCGCACAGTGCGAAGGCCTCGGCGCCTCCCCCCGAGACGCCTTCGCCACCGCCTCCGGGCAGCCCGCCGGCCGTTGCCAGCCCGTAGCGCTCCAGGGCCTCGGCCACCAGCTCTCGGGCAGTGGAACGCGGCGTAGCCAAGACGCTCTTATAATTGGCGCCCGAGGCGAGGCCACAGCCGAAGATCTTCAGCACGCCAGGGCCCGGGCTGGGACCCCCGAAGCCCGGAAGACCCCACGAGGCCGGCAGAGGCTCCGGGCCCACGGCGCCCGCCAACCCCGGGAGCTTCTTCTCGCTGGCCCAACGTTGGGCCCCGGCCCCGGTCGCGGTCCCGGCTCCGGCCCCGGTCCCTGGACCCCGGAAAAGCTGAGAGATGCGCCGCGCGCGGCTCCCCGAGGCACCTCCTGCTGCCTTCACTGCCCCGACCCGCCGCAGCTCCGGGCCCGAATGGCCTGAAGGGGCTGGCGCGGGGTCACTGCTGCGGCTGCCAGTGTCCGAGGAAGA
This genomic window contains:
- the LOC123256580 gene encoding LOW QUALITY PROTEIN: ras-interacting protein 1-like (The sequence of the model RefSeq protein was modified relative to this genomic sequence to represent the inferred CDS: inserted 2 bases in 1 codon) → MLSGERKESGSPRFGKLHLPAGLWINSPRKQLAKLGRRWPSAASVKSSSSDTGSRSSDPAPAPSGHSGPELRRVGAVKAAGGASGSRARRISQLFRGPGTGAGAGTATGAGAQRWASEKKLPGLAGAVGPEPLPASWGLPGFGGPSPGPGVLKIFGCGLASGANYKSVLATPRSTARELVAEALERYGLATAGGLPGGGGEGVSGGGAEAFALCDSLGRPPAASGGAGEWRAEHVRVLGDSERPLLVQELWRPRPGWGRRFELRGREEARRLEEEGPAAAQEDGEGRAGLLPHAVGLCSFSCGCGFPRLCACHPHPSPSETPVSLPRGCLCLSFLSALRTRSYESLPGEPILAAPEKPIASSIGPRTRSYHPKQKGYPEAQERHPGRRDYNSQKEFVVYVMTREQHVFGQGGGGSGARGGHAPHVDTLLNAPDIMPWPPGPGWAFCCRLCGRGLQEQGEALXYLDGREPVLRFRPNEEEALLGEFMRAAGTRAQLPALGPATLLTMCVEPRAGWPASSRRPSG